In Fusarium oxysporum f. sp. lycopersici 4287 chromosome 12, whole genome shotgun sequence, one DNA window encodes the following:
- a CDS encoding aspartate aminotransferase, which produces MSPSCFSSLPAQPTDEIFDLLALYRADASPDRVNLGVGVYCTDEGKSWPLDVVTRVEKQLFEEASLTRHDYLPIEGDQQFLKVARDLIFAEQDDLSIASVQTVSGTGANHIGARFVADYLRPQNIWVSDPTWANHHMIWESVGMKPRLYPYYKKSDCSLDFEGMIKTLEEHAQPRDAVLLHACAHNPTGLDPTKEQWKAIAEVCQRKQLFPFFDAAYQGFASGDPAEDAWAIRYFYQQQPRPDMIVAQSFSKNFGLYGHRTGAVHLVLAEPSKEIRDNAYSTLSYLLRSEISMAPKYGSTIVKTVLDSEELTAAWMADLQVMSSRIKSMRQALYDELVRLETPGTWNHIVDQIGMFSYTGLSPFEVKVLRERFHIYLLNSGRISISGLNKRNVQYVAKAIHDVRTQGHELNGTTNGTNGTNGTNGINGH; this is translated from the exons ATGTCCCCCTCGTGCTTCTCATCCCTCCCCGCGCAACCAACCGACGAGATCTTCGATCTCCTCGCACTTTACCGCGCCGACGCCTCTCCCGACCGTGTCAATCTCGGCGTAGGCGTCTACTGCACCGACGAGGGAAAGTCATGGCCCTTGGATGTAGTAACCCGCGTTGAGAAGCAGCTCTTTGAGGAGGCTAGTCTCACAAGACATGATTATCTCCCCATCGAGGGCGATCAGCAGTTTCTCAAGGTTGCGAGGGATTTGATCTTTGCAGAGCAGGATGATCTGAGTATCGCGAGCGTGCAGACTGTCTCCGGCACCGGAGCGAATCATATCGGTGCGAGGTTCGTGGCCGATTACTTGAGACCGCAGAATATTTGGGTGTCGGATCCGACGTGGGCTAATCACCATATGATCTGGGAGTCTGTTGGTATGAAGCCGAGATTGTACCCGTACTACAAGAAATCGGACTGTTCGTTGGATTTCGAGGGCATGATCAAGACCCTGGAGGAGCATGCTCAGCCTCGCGATGCTGTCTTGCTGCACGCTTGTGCGCATAACCCAACTGGTCTTGATCCTACCAAGGAGCAGTGGAAGGCCATTGCGGAAGTCTGTCAGCGAAAACAGCTCTTCCCCTTCTTCGACGCAGCCTACCAAGGTTTTGCATCCGGAGATCCCGCCGAGGACGCATGGGCGATTCGATATTTCtaccaacagcagcctcgCCCCGACATGATTGTCGCGCAGTCTTTCTCCAAGAACTTTGGTCTGTACGGTCACCGGACAGGTGCTGTCCATCTTGTTCTCGCGGAGCCATCCAAAGAGATTCGCGACAACGCATACTCGACGTTATCGTACCTGCTCCGATCTGAAATTTCGATGGCGCCGAAATATGGATCTACGATTGTCAAGACGGTTTTGGACAGTGAGGAGTTGACTGCGGCTTGGATGGCGGATCTGCAGGTCATGAGTAGTCGTATTAAGAGTATGCGACAAGCTCTTTATGATGAGTTGGTGAGGTTGGAGACGCCTGGTACATGGAATCACATTGTTGATCAG ATTGGTATGTTCTCATATACTGGTCTTTCTCCTTTCGAGGTCAAGGTTCTTCGTGAGCGATTCCACATTTATCTACTCAATTCGGGACGTATTTCTATTTCTGGGT TGAACAAGAGAAACGTGCAGTATGTCGCCAAGGCAATTCACGACGTCCGAACACAGGGCCATGAACTTAACGGAACAACCAACGGTACAAATGGCACAAACGGCACAAACGGTATCAACGGACATTAA